The sequence GAAATGTTTTGCAATGATTGAATATTATCGAGACTAATGCCGATAGGTTTTTGACATAGGCGGCAGGCATACTACGCTCCTGGTCTGCAGGCTCTCGAGGGCTTTCTTTTCGCTTTCGATTGTCGATAATGAGCGGCGTGCGGCGCGCAGCACGCCACGCCGCCCGGCATGCAGAGCCTGAATTCGAGGAGGAATGGAGTGAGATCGAGTCGATTTCGCCGGATCGCCGCGACGGCGGCCGGCTTCATGTGCGCGTGGCTTGCCGCCGCGCCCGTCCACGCGGGCCTCGGCGGCGCGCCGATGACGCCGCCCGCGGCGGATACCGCAGCGACGGTGCGGTCGATGCAGCGCAGCATCCGCGCGGCGGGCGGCGCGCCGGCGGCCGCCGTCGGCTACACCGTGCGCGAAACGACGCTCGGCTCGGGCACCGTCGTGCGCGAATACATTTCGACGTCGGGCGCCGTGTTCGCGCTGTCGTGGCAAGGCCCCGTCGCGCCGAACCTCTCCGATCTGCTCGGCGGCTATTTCCCGCAATACGAAGCGGGCGTGAAGGCGTCCCATGCCGCGCGCGGGCCGCGCGCGCCGGCCGCGATCGACACGAGCGGGCTCGTCGTCCACACGGGCGGCCACATGGGCTCGTATTCCGGTCAGGCGTGGCTGCCGCAGGCGCTGCCGGCCGGCTTCTCCACCAACGACATCCAGTGATCGCGCCGGGAGGGGACAGATCTTGCGCTTCCAACACACTCTGACTCGCTGGCTCGGCGCGCTGAGCCTCGCCGCGGCCACGGTCGCGCTCGTCGCCGCGTGCGGCGGCGGGGGCGACGGCGGCTCGAATGCGTCCGTGAACACGGGCTCGGGCGGCGGCAACACGTCCGCGGGCGGCGGTTCGAACGGCGGTTCGGGCGGTTCAGGCGGCTCGGGCAGCTCGGGCAGCACGCCGCTCGCGTCGAACCAGGCCGCGATCACCGTCAGCACGGGCGTCGCGACCGTCGTCAACATGCCGACCGTCGACGTGACGATCTGCGCGCCCGGCACCTCGACGTGCCAGACGATCAACAACGTGCTCGTCGACACCGCGTCGTACGGGCTGCGGATCGTCAACACCGCCGCGTCGAACGTGCTCGGCAGCCTGCCCATTTCGACCGTGAGCAGCGGCGCGCTCGTCGAGTGCGGCAAGTTCGTGACGAGCTACACATGGGGCACGGTGCGCACCGCCGACGTGAAGATCGCCGGCGAGCAGGCGAGCTCGCTGCCGGTCCAGGTCATCGGCGATCTCGGCTCGTCCGGCGTGCCGACGTCGTGCTCGAACGGCAATTCGTCGTCGAACACCGCGGCCGACCTGGGCGCGAACGGCATCCTCGGAATCGGGCCCGCGCCGTACGACTGCGGCACGAACTGCGCGACGTCGACGCTCTACAGCAACTACTACGCGTGCCCGAACGGCAACACGAGCTGCCAGGTGACGACGGTGCCGCTCGCGCAGCAGGTAGCGAACCCGGTGCCGCGCTTTGCGACCGACAACAACGGCGTGATCGTCGCGATGAATCCGCCGTCGGGCGGCAACGCGACCGGCACGCTGACGTTCGGCATCAACACGCAGGCGAACAACGCGCTGCCGTCGAGCGCGACGGTGCTCACGTCGACCACCGCGGGCGACCTGACGGGCACGCTGCTCGGCCGCGCGGTCAGCACCGTGTTCTTCGATACCGGATCGAACGCGTACTTCTTCGATACGGGCGGCAGCACGGCGGTCCGACTGCCCGTGTGCAGCAACAATTCGTCGTTCTACTGCCCGACGACGGGCACGCAAACCACGACGCCCACTGTCGTCGGTCTGAACGGCGCGCAGGCGTCGCCGTCGATTTCGATCGACAATGCGAACTCGCTGTTCTCCACGTACCGCTCGGCCGTGCCGAACCTGGGCGGCCCGTTCGGCGACACGCGGGTGCTCGACTTCGGCCTGCCGCATTTCTTCGGCAAGACGCTGTACTTCGGGATGGACCTGCGCGGCAGCGGCGGTCCGGCCCCTTACGTCGCGTTCTGACGCGACTGGCGCGCGGGCGGTTTTTCCGGACGCCCGCGCCGCGAACCCACCCCAAAAGGGCGCGAGAAATCGCGCCCTTTTTGCTTTCCGGCTACGGAAGCCGCGCCGCCGCCCGAGCCGCGAGCGCCTATCATCGTTACGTTGTTCCGCCGAGGAAGACAGACGAGGAGACACGTCATGACGGCACGCATGCAGCGCATCACCCCCTTCCTGTGGTTCGACGGCAACGCGGAGGAAGCGGCCACGTTCTACGTATCGGTGTTCGACGACGCGAAGATCACGCATGTCGCCCGCTACGACAAGGAGGGCGCGAACGCGTCCGGGCAAGGCGAGGGCGCGGTGATGACGGTCGCGTTCGAGCTCGACGGCCAGCGCTTCGTCGCGCTGAACGGCGGGCCCGTGTTCCGGTTCAACCCGGCCGTGTCGTTCGTCGTGAACTGCACGACGCAGGACGAGATCGACCATTACTGGCACCGGCTGTCCGAAGGCGGCGACGCGAGCGCGCAGCAGTGCGGCTGGCTCAAGGACCGCTTCGGGCTGTCGTGGCAGATCGTGCCCGTGCAGTTGCAGGCGCTGCTGACGGGCGACGATCCGGCGAAGGCGTCGCGCACGATGCAGGCGCTGATGCAGATGAAGAAGATCGACCTTGCGGCGCTGCAGCGTGCGGCGGCCGGCTGAGCGGCCGATCGGCCGGATGCCGTTCGCGCTGCCGACGCGCGTACGCAGCTCGTCGCAGAGGCCGACGCCGCGAAGTCGGCCGCCGCGCCGCCATGGGCGGACGCGCTCGCGGGCCGGCGCCGACTCGACGCCGTGACGCCGTGACGCCGCGCGCGACGAACCCGAAGGATCACGCGGAGCGCGTCGGCCTGTACGAAGGCGCGCCTTGCGGGCTGTCGCCCGCCGCGCGGCCCGATCGGCGGTTTCCGCACGTGTTTGCGCACGCGACGCCGATCGACGGGCCGCACCTCGCCGGCCAGACGACATACCCGGGCTTCGGCGTGGTGATGTCGATGCCGCCGGGCGTGTTCGCCGCCGGCGTGCTCGCGTCGCGCGCGTTGCACTGACCACGGCGCGGGCGGCGCAACGCCGCCTCCAGCGACGAAGGCCGCGGCAGCCGGGCGGCGCGCGCCCGCGCGTCGGCCGCGATTGCACGTTCGGCGTGAGCACACGTTCGCCGCGCACGCCGATCAAGCGCCGCATTCGCGATTCGCCCGCGATCCCACCCCAAAAACCGGCGATCGCCGCTTCGTCCGCCCCGTGCAACCGATTCCGAGAAATACCCCGGTTTCCCCGCTTTCCTCGACCGATCGCCCGTTGACCGCCGCGGGAATAATCGGTGTCACTGGAAAGCGGCATCCCGCCGCGCCCACATGGAGGCCCGCGTGGCAGAGGACAGCGATCTCGACCGGACAGAAGCCGCCACTCCCAAGCGCCGCGAGAAGGCGCGCGAGGAGGGGCAGGTCGCGCGCTCGCGCGAGCTGGCTTCGTTCGCGCTGCTGTCGGCGGGTTTCTACGGCGCGTGGCTGCTGTCGGGCCCGATCGGCGAGCACCTGCGCACGATGCTGCGCACGGCGTTCTCGTTCGATCGCGCGACCGCGTTCGACACGAACCGGATGCTGTCGCATGCGGGCGGCCTGAGCCTCGAGGGGCTCTACGCGCTGTTGCCCGTGCTCGCGCTGACGGGCGTCGCGGCGCTCGCCGCGCCGATGGCGCTCGGCGGCTGGCTCGTGTCGACGAAGACGTTCGAGCTGAAGTTCGAGCGCCTGAATCCGATCACGGGTCTCGGCCGCATTTTCTCGATTCAAGGCCCGATCCAGCTCGGGATGTCGATCGCGAAGACGCTCGTCGTCGGCGGGATCGGCGGCATCGCGATCTGGCGCAGCAAGGACGAGCTGCTCGGCCTCGCGACGCAGCCGCTCGACGCCGCGCTCGCCGATGCGCTGCATCTCGTCGCCGTGTGCTGCGCAATGACGGTCGCGGGGATGCTGGTCGTCGCGAGCCTCGACGTGCCGTACCAACTCTGGCAGTACAACAAGAAGCTGCGCATGACGAAGGAAGAAGTGAAGCGCGAACACCGCGAAAACGAAGGCGATCCGCACGTGAAGGGCCGGATTCGCCAGCAGCAGCGCGCGATGGCGCGCCGCCGGATGATGGCGAGCGTGCCGACGGCCGACGTCGTCGTCACGAACCCGACGCACTTCGCGGTCGCGCTCAAGTACACGGACGGCGAGATGCGCGCGCCGAAGGTCGTCGCGAAGGGCGTGAACCTCGTCGCCGCGCGGATTCGCGAGCTCGCCGCCGAACACCATGTGCCGCTGCTCGAAGCGCCGCCGCTCGCGCGCGCGCTCTATCACAACGTCGATCTCGAGCGCGAGATTCCCGGCACGCTGTACTCGGCCGTCGCCGAAGTGCTCGCGTGGGTTTATCAGCTGAAGCGCTTTCACGCCGAAGGCGGGCCCGCGCCCGAAACGCCCGTCGATCTCGACGTGCCCGCCGAACTCGACAAGGGCGCGCAAGTCGCGCCGGAAGACGAGCAGGAAGAGGCGCACGACGTGCTTGGCCGTCACGCCGCCGGAGGCGCCGCATGAACATGCCGGCCGCCCTTCTCGGCAAGCGCTCGCAGCTCTTCGCGGGCTCGAACCTGCGCGCGCTCGCGGGCCCGATCCTCATCTGCATGATTCTCGGGATGATGATCCTGCCGCTGCCGCCGCTGCTGCTCGATCTGTTCTTCACGTTCAACATCGCGCTGTCGGTGATGGTGCTGCTCGTCAGCATGTACACGATGAAGCCGCTCGACTTCGCGGCGTTCCCGAGCGTGCTCCTGTTCTCGACGCTGCTGCGGCTGTCGCTGAACGTCGCGTCGACGCGCGTCGTGCTGCTCGAGGGCCACACGGGCCCGGACGCGGCCGGCCAGGTGATCGAGGCGTTCGGCCACTTCCTCGTCGGCGGCAATTTCGCGGTCGGCATCGTCGTGTTCGTGATCCTGATGATCATCAATTTCATGGTGATCACGAAGGGCGCGGGGCGGATCGCCGAAGTGTCCGCGCGCTTCACGCTCGACGCGATGCCCGGCAAGCAGATGGCGATCGACGCCGACCTGAACGCCGGCCTCATCAACGAAGAGCAGGCGAAGAAGCGCCGCCAGGCGGTCGCGCAGGAGGCGGAGTTCTACGGGTCGATGGACGGCGCGTCGAAGTTCGTGCGCGGCGACGCGATCGCGGGCCTCATCATCATGGCGATCAACGTGATCGGCGGCCTCATCGTCGGGATGGTGCAGCACGACATGACGTTCGCGGCGGCCGGCACCAACTACACGCTGCTCACGATCGGCGACGGCCTCGTCGCGCAGATCCCGTCGCTCGTGATCTCGACCGCGGCGGGCGTGATCGTGTCGCGCGTCGCGACCGACGAGGACATCGGCACGCAAATCACGACGCAGCTCTTCACGAACCCGCGCGTGCTGATGATCACGGGCTCGATCATCGTGCTGATGGGTCTCATCCCGAACATGCCGCACTTCGCGTTTCTGCTGCTCGGCGCAGGCGCGATCTGGCTGTCGCGGACGATGGCCAAGCGCGAGGCCGCG comes from Burkholderia savannae and encodes:
- a CDS encoding DUF2844 domain-containing protein is translated as MRSSRFRRIAATAAGFMCAWLAAAPVHAGLGGAPMTPPAADTAATVRSMQRSIRAAGGAPAAAVGYTVRETTLGSGTVVREYISTSGAVFALSWQGPVAPNLSDLLGGYFPQYEAGVKASHAARGPRAPAAIDTSGLVVHTGGHMGSYSGQAWLPQALPAGFSTNDIQ
- a CDS encoding DUF3443 domain-containing protein; the encoded protein is MRFQHTLTRWLGALSLAAATVALVAACGGGGDGGSNASVNTGSGGGNTSAGGGSNGGSGGSGGSGSSGSTPLASNQAAITVSTGVATVVNMPTVDVTICAPGTSTCQTINNVLVDTASYGLRIVNTAASNVLGSLPISTVSSGALVECGKFVTSYTWGTVRTADVKIAGEQASSLPVQVIGDLGSSGVPTSCSNGNSSSNTAADLGANGILGIGPAPYDCGTNCATSTLYSNYYACPNGNTSCQVTTVPLAQQVANPVPRFATDNNGVIVAMNPPSGGNATGTLTFGINTQANNALPSSATVLTSTTAGDLTGTLLGRAVSTVFFDTGSNAYFFDTGGSTAVRLPVCSNNSSFYCPTTGTQTTTPTVVGLNGAQASPSISIDNANSLFSTYRSAVPNLGGPFGDTRVLDFGLPHFFGKTLYFGMDLRGSGGPAPYVAF
- a CDS encoding VOC family protein — translated: MTARMQRITPFLWFDGNAEEAATFYVSVFDDAKITHVARYDKEGANASGQGEGAVMTVAFELDGQRFVALNGGPVFRFNPAVSFVVNCTTQDEIDHYWHRLSEGGDASAQQCGWLKDRFGLSWQIVPVQLQALLTGDDPAKASRTMQALMQMKKIDLAALQRAAAG
- the flhB gene encoding flagellar biosynthesis protein FlhB, with product MAEDSDLDRTEAATPKRREKAREEGQVARSRELASFALLSAGFYGAWLLSGPIGEHLRTMLRTAFSFDRATAFDTNRMLSHAGGLSLEGLYALLPVLALTGVAALAAPMALGGWLVSTKTFELKFERLNPITGLGRIFSIQGPIQLGMSIAKTLVVGGIGGIAIWRSKDELLGLATQPLDAALADALHLVAVCCAMTVAGMLVVASLDVPYQLWQYNKKLRMTKEEVKREHRENEGDPHVKGRIRQQQRAMARRRMMASVPTADVVVTNPTHFAVALKYTDGEMRAPKVVAKGVNLVAARIRELAAEHHVPLLEAPPLARALYHNVDLEREIPGTLYSAVAEVLAWVYQLKRFHAEGGPAPETPVDLDVPAELDKGAQVAPEDEQEEAHDVLGRHAAGGAA